The Streptococcus oralis Uo5 genome includes a window with the following:
- the comC gene encoding competence-stimulating peptide ComC, with protein sequence MKNTVKLEQFKEVTEAELQEIRGGDWRISETIRNLIFPRRK encoded by the coding sequence ATGAAAAATACAGTAAAGTTGGAACAATTTAAAGAGGTAACAGAGGCAGAATTGCAAGAGATTCGGGGTGGAGATTGGAGAATTTCAGAAACAATTCGTAATCTTATTTTTCCAAGAAGAAAGTAA